From a region of the Zingiber officinale cultivar Zhangliang chromosome 10B, Zo_v1.1, whole genome shotgun sequence genome:
- the LOC122030087 gene encoding (3S,6E)-nerolidol synthase 1-like, with protein sequence MLVQCSSSFYPKFMASLHTNNTNNPSSTHIAMTPRLHQLQKQRIMKSDIFEDQESLCLRHSDLLSQVRRMFDDQTRGAKETLLFIDSLQKLAIDYHFEEEIQAEMHSLYDQRLPISNGEASSIAEVALLFRLLRQARYPVSTDVLRRFHDGRGEFMASLSKEMDGLMNLFEASNLNTGGELILYRANEFSSHHLRSYMASLGPEFTVAIEQVLEAPSHMTLKRFKARQYLDRDNFYHNLHVRELGKMDFTMLQSLHQKELKEVTSWWQMSELSQELGFARNQSLKWYAWTMTSLPNPKFSSYRIVLSKIIAFVYLLDDIFDLEGSIDDLHLFVQAIQRWDQSSMDSLPNYMRACFKALNRTINEIAEIVLKEHGWNPIEHLKKLWIQLSNAFLVEAKWLSKDQVPSMDDYMKISTITCGVPAALMHMYFLLGHRAKDDLYKDLPSLISCPARILRLWDDLGSAKDEKQNGRDGSLLACMMKENPHWSLEVAKEKVMQMIDEAWEELNKQCFSSSASTFSQDFVRACLNSARMVRVMYNYNEEHNLPMLKEYINLLLFKQI encoded by the exons ATGCTGGTGCAGTGCTCCTCCTCCTTCTACCCCAAGTTTATGGCTTCTCTCCACACCAACAACACCAATAACCCTAGCAGTACTCACATCGCCATGACGCCGCGGCTTCATCAGTTGCAGAAACAACGAATCATGAAGTCCGACATCTTTGAAGATCAA gaGAGTTTGTGCCTGAGACACAGCGACCTGTTGAGCCAAGTGAGGAGGATGTTTGATGACCAGACAAGAGGAGCCAAGGAGACCTTGCTGTTCATAGATTCCCTTCAAAAGCTCGCCATCGACTACCATTTCGAAGAAGAGATTCAAGCCGAGATGCATTCTTTATACGACCAGCGACTCCCCATCTCCAATGGCGAAGCCAGCAGCATTGCGGAAGTGGCCCTTTTGTTCCGGTTACTGAGACAAGCTCGATACCCTGTTTCGACAG ATGTGCTGCGCAGGTTCCATGATGGTAGAGGAGAGTTCATGGCGTCTCTCAGCAAGGAGATGGATGGGCTGATGAATCTATTTGAAGCGTCGAATTTGAATACTGGAGGGGAATTAATACTCTACAGGGCCAATGAATTCAGTAGCCATCACCTCAGGTCCTACATGGCATCTTTGGGGCCAGAGTTTACCGTGGCTATTGAACAGGTGCTGGAGGCTCCATCTCATATGACCTTGAAGAGGTTCAAAGCCAGGCAGTATCTCGATCGTGACAACTTCTATCACAATTTGCATGTTCGAGAATTGGGGAAGATGGATTTCACCATGCTCCAGTCACTTCATCAAAAGGAACTAAAGGAAGTCACAAG CTGGTGGCAGATGTCAGAGTTGAGCCAAGAGCTAGGGTTTGCTCGGAATCAATCCTTGAAGTGGTATGCTTGGACAATGACAAGCCTACCAAACCCTAAATTTTCAAGTTATAGGATTGTTTTATCGAAGATTATCGCATTTGTTTATCTTCTTGATGATATTTTTGACTTGGAAGGATCGATTGACGATCTCCATCTCTTTGTACAGGCCATCCAAAG ATGGGATCAATCTTCAATGGATTCACTTCCCAACTACATGAGGGCATGCTTCAAGGCATTAAATAGGACTATCAATGAGATTGCCGAGATTGTGCTCAAGGAACATGGATGGAATCCAATTGAACATCTAAAGAAATTG TGGATACAATTAAGCAATGCATTTTTAGTAGAAGCAAAATGGTTGTCAAAAGACCAAGTCCCCTCAATGGATGACTACATGAAGATTTCCACAATTACTTGTGGTGTTCCTGCTGCTTTAATGCACATGTATTTTCTATTAGGGCATCGCGCGAAGGATGATCTCTACAAGGATCTTCCGAGTCTTATTTCTTGTCCTGCGAGAATTCTTCGTCTTTGGGATGACTTGGGAAGTGCAAAG GATGAAAAACAAAATGGGAGGGATGGCTCGTTGTTGGCTTGCATGATGAAGGAGAACCCACATTGGTCCTTGGAAGTCGCAAAAGAAAAAGTGATGCAAATGATAGATGAAGCATGGGAGGAGCTCAACAAACAATGCTTTAGTTCGTCGGCCTCAACATTCTCTCAAGATTTTGTGAGGGCTTGTTTGAATAGTGCAAGGATGGTAAGGGTAATGTACAACTACAATGAAGAACATAACCTCCCCATGCTTAAGGAGTATATAAACCTATTGTTgtttaaacaaatttaa